One genomic segment of Brevibacillus laterosporus LMG 15441 includes these proteins:
- the crcB gene encoding fluoride efflux transporter CrcB — translation MSFLIVGLSGMLGAVSRYLVGAWTAGWWELSFPLGTLVVNFIGCIGLGALNQYLLTRNQLPAWFTLGVGTGFIGSFTTFSTFSVETLTLWHQHQYVLAICYVLASLWGGLLMVWLGFHIKWKTKKS, via the coding sequence ATGTCTTTTTTAATTGTTGGACTATCAGGAATGTTGGGGGCTGTATCCCGATATTTAGTAGGAGCATGGACAGCGGGCTGGTGGGAGCTCTCATTTCCTTTAGGTACGCTAGTAGTCAATTTCATAGGCTGTATCGGATTGGGAGCTCTCAATCAATATCTCTTAACCCGAAATCAACTGCCTGCTTGGTTTACCTTAGGAGTAGGAACAGGGTTTATTGGTTCTTTCACGACCTTTTCGACTTTTAGTGTAGAGACACTTACCCTTTGGCATCAGCATCAATATGTACTTGCCATTTGCTATGTACTGGCTAGTCTATGGGGTGGTTTACTGATGGTATGGCTTGGCTTTCATATCAAATGGAAAACGAAAAAGAGTTAG
- a CDS encoding prealbumin-like fold domain-containing protein yields MKLFKSTVVAMTLVAGLSTFSVGVSASENQQVKPKSVSLQTASTQELRMSYELSRLMRQTKTKEFWVGSTTDVTFTLLQWWGDGKRDGYPKVTYKLMNPNGEVSVKEVYGQITIEGDFKITFPNLPPGSYYIHIINNSDFPIHGFGYVEY; encoded by the coding sequence GTGAAACTATTCAAATCTACAGTAGTAGCTATGACTCTAGTAGCTGGATTATCGACTTTTTCTGTTGGCGTGTCAGCAAGTGAAAATCAGCAGGTTAAACCTAAGAGTGTTAGTCTTCAAACCGCATCAACACAAGAATTAAGAATGAGTTATGAGTTGAGCCGTCTTATGAGGCAAACAAAAACAAAGGAATTTTGGGTAGGTTCAACAACTGATGTTACTTTTACACTTCTTCAATGGTGGGGGGATGGTAAGAGAGATGGATACCCTAAGGTGACATACAAGCTTATGAATCCTAATGGAGAAGTATCCGTTAAGGAGGTATATGGTCAAATTACAATTGAGGGGGATTTCAAGATAACATTTCCCAATCTTCCTCCTGGGAGTTACTATATCCACATTATAAACAACTCTGATTTTCCTATTCACGGGTTTGGATATGTTGAATATTAA
- the lexA gene encoding transcriptional repressor LexA, with product MSKLSNRQQAIIDFIRKEVKDKGYPPSVREIGEAVGLASSSTVHGHLARLEKKGLIRRDPTKPRAIELLDETRLQDDYESSIVRVPVVGKVTAGQPITAIEQVEEYFPLPENIVTSDNVFMLRVMGESMIEAGILDGDYVIVRQQNVANNGDIVVAMTEEDEATVKRFFKEKTHFRLQPENSQLEPIILDNVTILGKVIGVYRLFH from the coding sequence ATGTCCAAACTCTCCAATCGCCAACAAGCGATCATTGATTTTATTCGTAAGGAAGTAAAAGATAAAGGTTATCCCCCGTCTGTTCGAGAAATCGGTGAAGCCGTAGGACTAGCTTCCAGTTCCACTGTTCACGGTCATCTCGCAAGACTTGAAAAGAAAGGCTTAATCCGCCGCGATCCTACTAAGCCACGTGCTATTGAATTATTGGACGAGACTCGTCTACAGGACGATTATGAAAGCTCCATCGTTCGAGTACCAGTGGTTGGTAAGGTAACGGCAGGTCAACCTATTACAGCTATTGAACAGGTGGAAGAATATTTTCCATTGCCAGAAAACATCGTTACGTCTGACAATGTGTTCATGTTGCGCGTTATGGGAGAGAGCATGATCGAAGCAGGCATTTTAGATGGCGATTATGTAATTGTCCGCCAACAAAATGTAGCTAACAACGGGGATATCGTGGTAGCCATGACCGAAGAGGATGAAGCAACTGTAAAACGTTTCTTTAAAGAGAAAACCCACTTCCGTCTACAACCGGAAAACTCACAACTAGAACCAATCATTTTAGATAATGTGACGATTTTAGGTAAAGTAATTGGCGTTTACCGCCTTTTCCACTAG
- the yneA gene encoding cell division suppressor protein YneA gives MMVQSSNCQNLYKDKTKTMTSKNTLVHHRKGITRGQAIVTLLLIIVSFAAGSMIFGKEKVAIAAPHTQQVAIVITIQPGDTLWSIAQAYQQESGLSARELMDEIMKQNQLDSPMIYAGNNLAIPVYR, from the coding sequence ATGATGGTACAATCTAGCAATTGTCAGAATCTATATAAAGATAAAACAAAAACAATGACGAGTAAGAACACATTGGTACATCATAGAAAAGGGATAACGCGAGGGCAAGCAATCGTAACGTTATTGCTGATCATAGTATCCTTTGCAGCAGGCAGCATGATTTTTGGAAAAGAGAAGGTGGCTATTGCGGCTCCCCATACACAGCAGGTAGCTATAGTCATTACAATTCAGCCAGGTGATACGCTGTGGAGTATTGCACAAGCTTATCAACAGGAATCTGGGCTATCAGCCAGAGAGCTAATGGATGAGATCATGAAACAAAATCAGTTAGATAGCCCCATGATTTATGCAGGAAATAATCTAGCTATTCCAGTATACCGATAA
- a CDS encoding DUF3238 domain-containing protein, with translation MKRMLLSGIIALSTIFGSANAYASEKVSHQDLLKNITIEPHQDQIILKWGDIPNTAQYKVYQGDTELFSGLENSFIHNNLKSGKSYKYKLVALDSDNSEIMSTKLYTETLESEIKNAGLISLSANDNEINDTVVSTISDGKNIKFDWDDNGQVEEYQIKKNGKIIDTVQTSEYSDELDGGEEKVIYEFLGKIPLDKEEKEKRKEKIQHLLKSGEANDSEIVSKGEELLYNYVSIIKIVEKEKVSPLGISSNNDVDNVKLRYTTFIGDEIVGNPVPNWLRLTGDKWERDVEYFGGDNRDFAVSHSRFRTQINIESDFTDEDTTLSKKVNSSTFYDSNKKLLKTKKAGSSGIRLDEKIVNMDNIKFDIEHSVGIPYLEGSLKFTPPGIDYAFTASLFREDGDYKIKGWHDGAPSHEFYISFDDGPYEELFQHDLYDFFYLFELTPKHYFNISN, from the coding sequence ATGAAGAGGATGTTACTATCCGGCATAATCGCTTTATCTACAATTTTTGGATCAGCTAATGCATATGCTTCAGAAAAGGTCAGTCATCAAGACCTACTAAAAAACATTACTATTGAGCCTCATCAAGATCAAATTATCCTTAAATGGGGAGATATACCCAATACAGCTCAATATAAGGTTTATCAGGGGGACACTGAGTTATTCAGTGGCTTAGAAAACTCCTTTATACATAATAATTTAAAATCAGGAAAAAGCTATAAGTATAAGTTAGTAGCTCTTGATTCTGACAATTCTGAGATTATGAGCACAAAATTATATACTGAGACTTTGGAATCAGAAATAAAAAATGCGGGTCTAATTTCGCTATCTGCTAATGATAACGAAATAAATGATACTGTTGTTTCAACGATTTCCGATGGGAAAAATATAAAATTTGACTGGGATGATAACGGACAGGTAGAGGAGTATCAAATTAAGAAAAACGGAAAAATAATTGATACTGTCCAGACAAGTGAATATAGTGATGAATTGGACGGAGGAGAAGAGAAGGTTATCTATGAGTTTCTTGGTAAAATTCCACTAGATAAAGAAGAAAAGGAAAAGAGAAAAGAGAAAATACAGCATCTTTTGAAAAGTGGAGAAGCTAATGATTCCGAAATTGTTTCAAAAGGCGAAGAACTCCTCTATAATTATGTTTCAATTATTAAAATTGTAGAGAAAGAAAAAGTATCTCCGTTAGGGATTTCTTCAAATAATGATGTAGATAACGTAAAGTTAAGATATACAACTTTTATAGGTGACGAAATTGTGGGAAATCCAGTACCGAATTGGTTAAGATTAACTGGAGACAAATGGGAGAGAGACGTTGAATATTTTGGTGGAGATAATAGAGATTTTGCAGTTTCCCATTCTCGTTTTAGAACCCAGATAAATATTGAATCGGATTTTACAGATGAAGATACAACTTTATCAAAAAAAGTGAATAGCTCAACTTTTTATGACTCTAATAAAAAATTACTTAAAACCAAAAAGGCAGGTAGTAGTGGAATTAGATTAGATGAAAAAATTGTAAATATGGATAATATCAAATTTGATATTGAACATTCAGTTGGAATTCCATATTTAGAAGGTTCTTTAAAATTTACTCCGCCAGGAATTGATTACGCTTTTACTGCAAGTCTTTTTAGAGAAGACGGTGACTATAAAATTAAGGGTTGGCATGATGGGGCACCAAGTCATGAGTTCTACATATCTTTTGATGATGGTCCATACGAAGAATTATTTCAACACGATCTTTATGATTTCTTTTATTTATTCGAACTGACTCCAAAACATTATTTTAATATCTCTAATTAA
- a CDS encoding DUF896 domain-containing protein, which yields MVTDAEVKRINELAKKSKDVGLTPEEKTEQQVLRQKYIDAMKASLKSSLDSIRYVEDEEPKH from the coding sequence TTGGTTACTGATGCAGAAGTAAAACGTATTAATGAATTAGCCAAGAAATCGAAGGATGTTGGCTTAACTCCAGAAGAAAAAACGGAGCAACAAGTTCTTCGTCAAAAATACATTGATGCTATGAAGGCTTCCTTGAAATCTAGTTTAGATTCGATCCGTTATGTAGAGGATGAGGAACCTAAGCACTAG